One genomic window of Undibacterium cyanobacteriorum includes the following:
- a CDS encoding protein kinase domain-containing protein has product MKQGFNEQAENPDFILPEVLQQYELKSVHSQDPSDLVFEAWDTQLQRSVSIRRIDCHEADAEQIFKQARLVASLKHAAFAKIHALETLGQHLYIVSEAVVGVPLTEWISLNRGYEKASVEFTLQIASALAEAHEFGLVHGDIQAKHFMIDASRQIRIKNGGFIKGGFNNGVSPYSLRALDQAEMSEGIAYFAPERFANAIATPASDVYAVGTLFYLMLNGSMPYAHLQGLALVAALVQADAAQWTFHTNISDALRQWLMDMLKRDPELRPSFAQLVERGRAIREAEGFSSNLSTVNLQSLQGQLASAARRKKRYGWTAIAVCLLLGAGVVWQAQDYWPQIVKAITPYSETREIEQGIAALERHTQVPDSQLVEQAREHFQKVLEHTPNNAKAVGYMSLVYMSLYGNEKRDEIWMQKAKASAQQAMSLDPNLAVSLLAHSKVVQWHHQMDEALQIAEKALQLEPNNLMMWVQKARLLLERGDIQALMKFASEGVEAFPQDRVLPELKGVALATLGDVKGAERAYRLSMQRQPDSVNAYALLGNLLDRQQRTNEALQIFQRGLQVRPNAQLYGSMGQVMFRKGEFKQAAEAFEKAVSPQKGVAGSYFRWYQYAEALMWVPGREAEGIAAFKRAKELLEVRMARSPDDSFIMSHMAFIQARLGEFDQAKSLIVQSMASSIQDEPNNLALAASIFELIHERDKAFELLAQLKQLEPEMYDVVTNPIFDELRKDSRYKKFSSG; this is encoded by the coding sequence ATGAAACAAGGTTTCAATGAACAAGCGGAAAATCCTGATTTCATATTGCCAGAAGTTCTGCAGCAATATGAGCTGAAGTCCGTCCATTCGCAAGATCCATCAGACCTCGTTTTTGAAGCCTGGGATACCCAATTACAGCGCTCGGTCTCGATTCGCCGCATCGATTGTCATGAGGCCGATGCGGAACAAATTTTCAAACAAGCACGCTTAGTGGCGAGTCTGAAGCACGCGGCCTTTGCCAAGATTCACGCGCTCGAAACGCTTGGACAACACCTCTATATCGTCAGCGAGGCGGTCGTTGGTGTCCCTCTGACGGAATGGATTAGCCTCAACCGAGGATATGAAAAAGCGAGTGTCGAATTCACGCTTCAGATTGCATCCGCATTGGCAGAGGCGCACGAATTCGGCTTGGTACATGGTGATATTCAAGCGAAACATTTCATGATCGATGCGAGCCGCCAAATTCGGATCAAGAATGGGGGCTTCATCAAAGGGGGCTTCAACAATGGTGTTTCGCCTTATAGTTTGCGCGCGCTCGATCAAGCAGAAATGAGTGAGGGAATCGCTTATTTTGCGCCCGAACGTTTTGCGAATGCGATCGCGACACCCGCTTCAGACGTCTACGCAGTCGGCACCTTGTTTTACCTGATGCTCAATGGCAGCATGCCTTATGCGCATTTACAAGGTTTAGCGTTGGTGGCGGCGCTAGTGCAAGCAGATGCAGCGCAATGGACTTTCCATACAAATATTTCCGATGCACTGCGTCAGTGGCTGATGGACATGCTTAAACGTGATCCCGAGCTACGCCCAAGCTTTGCACAGCTGGTCGAGCGAGGCCGCGCCATACGCGAAGCAGAGGGCTTCTCAAGCAATCTCAGTACCGTGAATCTACAGAGCCTACAAGGGCAATTGGCGAGCGCAGCACGACGCAAAAAAAGATATGGATGGACGGCCATTGCTGTCTGCTTATTGTTGGGCGCGGGTGTTGTGTGGCAAGCGCAAGATTATTGGCCGCAGATTGTGAAAGCGATTACCCCCTATTCTGAGACGCGTGAAATCGAACAAGGTATCGCTGCTCTTGAACGGCATACACAAGTGCCAGATTCCCAGTTAGTCGAACAAGCGCGTGAACATTTTCAAAAAGTCTTGGAACATACTCCCAACAATGCCAAAGCTGTCGGGTACATGAGCCTGGTGTACATGAGTTTATATGGCAACGAGAAACGCGACGAAATTTGGATGCAAAAAGCCAAAGCAAGTGCGCAACAGGCGATGAGTCTTGATCCGAATTTGGCAGTGAGCTTGCTGGCGCACTCCAAGGTCGTCCAGTGGCATCATCAAATGGATGAGGCTCTGCAGATAGCGGAAAAGGCATTGCAGTTAGAGCCGAATAATCTGATGATGTGGGTGCAAAAGGCGCGCTTGCTCCTAGAGAGAGGTGATATTCAAGCACTGATGAAATTTGCCTCTGAGGGCGTCGAAGCGTTTCCGCAGGATCGTGTTTTACCTGAACTAAAAGGGGTCGCCTTAGCTACCTTGGGTGACGTGAAGGGGGCGGAACGGGCTTATCGCTTGAGTATGCAGCGCCAACCTGATTCCGTGAATGCCTATGCTTTGCTCGGCAACCTGTTGGACCGCCAGCAGCGCACCAATGAAGCGTTGCAGATTTTTCAGCGTGGTTTGCAGGTACGACCGAATGCGCAACTATACGGCTCCATGGGACAAGTGATGTTCCGCAAGGGCGAGTTTAAGCAAGCGGCAGAAGCATTCGAGAAGGCGGTGTCCCCTCAAAAAGGAGTCGCAGGTAGCTATTTTCGTTGGTACCAATATGCAGAAGCCTTGATGTGGGTGCCAGGTCGAGAAGCTGAGGGAATTGCGGCATTTAAACGGGCCAAGGAATTGTTGGAAGTGCGTATGGCACGTTCACCGGACGATTCCTTTATCATGTCCCATATGGCATTCATTCAAGCGCGATTAGGTGAGTTTGATCAGGCCAAGAGTCTAATCGTTCAATCTATGGCATCTTCGATTCAGGATGAACCGAATAATTTGGCACTTGCAGCCTCGATTTTTGAATTGATTCATGAACGGGATAAGGCTTTTGAATTACTCGCTCAGTTAAAGCAGCTTGAGCCGGAAATGTATGATGTGGTGACGAACCCGATTTTTGACGAACTGAGAAAAGATTCACGTTATAAGAAGTTCAGCAGTGGGTAG
- a CDS encoding sulfurtransferase: MASNSYINISAYKFVTFDDTEAQRPLFLEKCASLNLKGTVILSPEGINMFLAGLRHEIDAYMDWLHSDSRFADIVAKESLSDHQPFTKLLVKIKPEIITMRMPLIRPEDGRAPAVEAKTLKRWLDQGHDDDGKPVVMVDTRNDFEVDVGSFDHTIDYRITKFTEFPAVIEANRDVLNDKTVVTFCTGGIRCEKAAIHMQNVGFKSVYQLEGGILKYFEEVGGDHYHGDCFVFDYRTALNPKLEATDTKQCFACRAVVTPREQLSSWYVPGKSCPHCKKMERTDGLGQIPV; encoded by the coding sequence ATGGCCAGCAATTCCTATATCAATATCTCCGCCTATAAATTCGTCACTTTTGACGACACCGAGGCCCAACGCCCACTCTTTTTAGAAAAGTGCGCGTCACTCAATCTCAAAGGCACGGTGATCTTGTCGCCTGAGGGGATCAATATGTTTTTGGCAGGCCTTCGTCATGAAATTGATGCGTATATGGATTGGCTGCATAGCGATTCACGTTTTGCCGACATCGTCGCAAAAGAGAGTTTGTCCGATCATCAACCGTTCACAAAACTTTTGGTCAAGATCAAACCTGAAATCATCACCATGCGCATGCCTTTGATTCGCCCAGAAGATGGACGCGCTCCAGCGGTCGAAGCCAAAACTTTGAAGCGTTGGTTGGATCAGGGACATGATGACGACGGCAAACCCGTGGTGATGGTTGATACGCGCAATGATTTCGAGGTCGACGTTGGCAGCTTTGACCATACGATCGACTATCGCATTACCAAATTCACCGAATTCCCAGCAGTGATTGAAGCCAATCGCGATGTATTGAATGACAAAACCGTGGTGACGTTCTGCACCGGCGGGATTCGCTGCGAAAAAGCCGCGATTCATATGCAGAACGTGGGCTTCAAGAGCGTGTATCAACTCGAAGGCGGCATCCTCAAATACTTCGAAGAAGTTGGCGGCGATCACTATCATGGCGATTGTTTTGTGTTCGACTATCGCACCGCACTCAATCCGAAACTCGAAGCCACCGACACCAAACAATGCTTTGCTTGCCGCGCGGTCGTCACACCTCGCGAGCAGCTTTCATCTTGGTATGTTCCAGGCAAATCCTGTCCACATTGTAAAAAGATGGAGCGAACCGACGGTTTGGGTCAAATTCCCGTCTAA
- a CDS encoding protein kinase: protein MIDQKLQHETANASSIELPAELSHLEIRQSFQCQQLDSNVKLLEARDNLLQRDVLVKIVQHTQDQAEALVDEARRVAALKHFSFLKIHSLVQQEHQLCIVMESVKGQLLVDWIKERATKESTQERSEGSKERQIVRHLLDLAQAFEEARQLGLVHGNLGSDQLWVDQAGRIRILNFGLQAHRDQSDFGLAQPMQGGAQELDRRIHYLAPERFSDTRPTSAGDVFALGVIAYEMLTGGLPYAEIHGLALLAAQVQCRSEQWTWPETVSLALRNLILHMTQRELDARANYAAIVQACETIRADDSGSSSLSSSQLDALQAQFEATAKAKRRRQYAVFALLLALSGIGAWQAKPYWPQIVKALTPYSESRELELGMGFLEQYAQLPSPAYLDGASQHFTTVLARSPENAEAVAAMAYVYFQRYQSSQRDEIWMQKAKASTQQALILNPKLAMSQVANARLLQWQHELQAALTAADLSIQLAPKRILGWHTKMSILLEMGKQDDAIQFAQEGEKHFPNDRYMLDLSAGILLARGKFAEVELALKKSLARQPEGRLAYPLLAVALMRQGRDSEAMQYVQRGLEVYPSPNLYGTLGDIRLYQGNYEDAADAYEKAVSTKNGVAGSYLRWLSYAEALYWTEDRDVETREAFEKARNLLEIRLRRSPDDAFLLVNMGHILYRLGDRNAALDILGRLKKQDLMNESGLLKLAQVYELLGKRDSTIEYLMTIKKMGIPIDDRHPIFEDVRRDPKYQARAKVE from the coding sequence ATGATTGATCAAAAACTTCAACATGAGACCGCGAATGCGAGCAGCATTGAGCTGCCCGCAGAGTTGTCTCATCTCGAGATTCGACAATCATTTCAATGCCAACAGCTCGACTCAAATGTGAAGTTGTTAGAAGCGCGTGACAACCTATTGCAGCGTGATGTCTTAGTTAAAATCGTGCAACACACTCAAGATCAGGCTGAAGCGCTCGTAGATGAGGCGCGTCGTGTGGCGGCATTGAAGCATTTTTCATTCCTCAAGATTCATAGCCTAGTACAACAAGAGCACCAGCTGTGCATCGTGATGGAGTCAGTGAAAGGGCAGCTCTTAGTCGATTGGATCAAAGAAAGGGCAACGAAAGAAAGCACCCAAGAGAGAAGCGAGGGCTCCAAAGAACGCCAGATCGTTCGACACCTGTTGGATCTTGCGCAAGCCTTCGAGGAGGCGCGCCAGCTTGGTCTCGTGCATGGCAACTTGGGAAGTGATCAGTTGTGGGTGGACCAAGCTGGGCGTATTCGCATTTTGAACTTTGGCTTACAGGCGCATCGCGATCAATCTGATTTCGGCCTCGCTCAACCAATGCAGGGCGGCGCACAAGAGCTTGATCGTCGAATTCATTATCTAGCTCCAGAACGGTTCAGCGATACCCGTCCGACATCGGCAGGTGACGTATTCGCACTCGGCGTGATTGCTTACGAGATGCTGACCGGTGGGCTACCTTACGCAGAGATCCACGGCTTAGCATTGCTCGCTGCACAGGTGCAGTGTCGTAGTGAGCAATGGACTTGGCCAGAGACGGTTTCCCTTGCCTTGCGCAATTTGATACTGCACATGACCCAGCGCGAGCTCGATGCACGCGCAAACTATGCGGCTATTGTACAAGCCTGCGAGACCATTCGTGCGGACGATTCAGGTTCTTCTAGTTTAAGCTCATCTCAATTAGACGCCCTGCAAGCGCAATTTGAGGCTACTGCGAAAGCCAAGCGCCGACGTCAATATGCTGTGTTTGCCTTGTTGCTTGCTCTGTCAGGAATCGGTGCATGGCAAGCGAAACCTTACTGGCCGCAAATCGTTAAGGCGCTCACCCCCTATTCTGAATCTCGGGAGTTAGAGTTGGGAATGGGTTTTTTGGAGCAATATGCACAGCTTCCTTCACCAGCATATCTCGACGGTGCAAGTCAGCACTTCACTACGGTATTAGCTCGCTCGCCAGAAAATGCAGAGGCTGTCGCTGCGATGGCTTATGTGTATTTTCAAAGATATCAGTCTTCCCAACGCGACGAAATTTGGATGCAAAAAGCGAAGGCTAGTACCCAGCAGGCACTTATTCTCAATCCCAAACTGGCGATGTCGCAGGTTGCAAATGCCCGATTATTGCAGTGGCAGCATGAATTGCAGGCCGCGCTAACTGCAGCAGACTTGAGTATTCAATTGGCGCCAAAGAGAATCCTAGGTTGGCATACGAAAATGAGTATCCTCTTAGAGATGGGGAAGCAAGACGATGCGATCCAATTTGCGCAGGAAGGTGAAAAACACTTTCCAAATGATAGATATATGCTCGATCTTTCAGCTGGCATCCTTCTTGCTCGTGGAAAGTTTGCAGAAGTCGAGCTGGCATTAAAGAAAAGTCTAGCTCGTCAACCAGAAGGCCGCCTTGCTTATCCATTATTGGCCGTCGCTTTGATGCGGCAAGGACGAGACAGTGAAGCTATGCAGTATGTACAACGCGGTTTGGAGGTGTACCCCAGCCCCAATTTATATGGAACTTTGGGTGACATACGGCTGTACCAAGGCAACTATGAAGATGCTGCGGATGCCTACGAGAAAGCCGTCTCAACAAAAAATGGTGTCGCGGGAAGTTATCTACGTTGGCTGAGTTATGCGGAAGCATTGTATTGGACAGAAGATCGCGACGTCGAAACAAGAGAGGCGTTCGAGAAGGCGAGAAATTTACTGGAGATTCGATTAAGGCGCTCACCAGATGACGCCTTTCTTCTGGTGAATATGGGACATATCTTGTATCGCCTTGGAGATCGAAATGCGGCCTTAGATATTTTGGGCCGCTTAAAGAAGCAAGATTTGATGAATGAGAGCGGTTTATTGAAATTGGCGCAGGTCTATGAACTGTTAGGCAAGCGTGATTCGACAATCGAATACCTGATGACAATAAAGAAAATGGGAATACCGATTGATGATCGCCATCCTATTTTTGAAGATGTGCGCAGAGATCCCAAATATCAAGCGCGCGCAAAAGTGGAATAA